In one window of Campylobacter coli DNA:
- a CDS encoding peptidylprolyl isomerase, translating to MLKTIDTSKVNEYKFALVETEKGTMKLELFGDEAPQTVCNFANLANEGFYKDLNFHRVIPNFVIQGGCPHGNGIGGPGYEIICECDDQAHKHQRGTLSMAHAGRDTGGSQFFICHSPQPHLDGVHTVFGQINPEDKESLEVLDSIRQGDKIIDIKICDKI from the coding sequence ATGTTAAAAACAATTGATACAAGTAAGGTTAATGAGTATAAATTTGCCCTTGTGGAAACTGAAAAAGGTACAATGAAATTAGAACTTTTTGGTGATGAAGCTCCACAAACTGTTTGCAATTTTGCAAATTTGGCAAATGAGGGTTTTTATAAGGATTTAAATTTTCATCGTGTGATTCCAAATTTTGTGATTCAAGGGGGCTGCCCACACGGTAATGGTATAGGCGGGCCTGGATATGAGATTATTTGTGAGTGTGATGATCAAGCACACAAGCACCAACGCGGGACTTTATCTATGGCACATGCAGGACGCGATACAGGAGGATCTCAATTTTTCATTTGCCACAGTCCACAGCCTCATTTAGATGGAGTTCACACTGTTTTTGGACAAATTAATCCTGAAGATAAAGAAAGTTTAGAAGTGTTAGATTCTATTCGTCAGGGTGATAAAATCATCGATATTAAAATCTGTGATAAAATTTAA
- a CDS encoding YebC/PmpR family DNA-binding transcriptional regulator, which yields MGRAFEYRRASKEARWDKMSKLFPKLAKAIQVAAKEGGADPDMNPKLRSAIATAKANNMPKDNIDAAIKRASGKDSADIKNIHYEGKAAHGALVIVECMTDNPTRTVANVKAIFSKNGGEVLQNGSLGFMFARKAVFHLEKFDGDLEELELELIDAGLEELEQNEEELVISGDYTAFGELSTAIEAKGLVLKKAGLEYIANNPVSFNEEQLGDIEKLLDKLEDDDDVQAVYTNIE from the coding sequence ATGGGACGAGCATTTGAATACCGAAGAGCATCTAAGGAAGCTAGATGGGATAAAATGAGCAAGCTTTTTCCTAAACTTGCCAAAGCTATACAAGTAGCCGCCAAAGAGGGTGGAGCTGATCCTGATATGAATCCTAAGCTAAGAAGTGCTATAGCTACTGCTAAGGCAAATAATATGCCAAAAGATAATATCGATGCAGCGATAAAAAGAGCCAGTGGTAAGGACAGTGCTGATATTAAAAATATCCATTACGAAGGAAAGGCTGCTCACGGAGCTTTGGTGATAGTAGAATGTATGACGGATAATCCTACGCGTACAGTAGCCAATGTAAAAGCTATTTTTAGTAAAAATGGCGGAGAGGTTTTGCAAAACGGTTCTTTGGGTTTTATGTTTGCAAGAAAAGCGGTTTTCCATCTTGAGAAATTTGATGGAGATTTGGAAGAATTAGAGCTTGAGTTAATCGATGCAGGACTTGAAGAACTAGAGCAAAATGAAGAAGAATTAGTAATTAGTGGAGATTATACAGCTTTTGGCGAGCTTAGTACCGCTATAGAAGCTAAGGGCTTGGTTCTTAAAAAAGCAGGACTTGAATATATAGCCAATAATCCAGTAAGTTTTAACGAAGAGCAACTTGGAGATATAGAAAAACTTTTAGATAAACTTGAAGATGACGATGATGTTCAAGCTGTTTATACGAATATAGAATAA